Proteins from a genomic interval of Bombus affinis isolate iyBomAffi1 chromosome 18, iyBomAffi1.2, whole genome shotgun sequence:
- the LOC126926582 gene encoding uncharacterized protein LOC126926582, which yields MLKKNIIEPTDSPYYSPVWVVPKKQAAPGKQIWRIVIDIRKLNELTDQDAYPLPDIDDILSQLGSGKFFSALDLSSGFHQIPMDPESKKYTALSTSQGHYHCNRMPLRLKNAPVTFQRMRNTVLRGLTNKHCFAYLDDIIIFAQSIEEHNQNLSIVLQRLRELGFKIQPDKCEFLKEELEYLGHILKAKGVKANPKKIEVVKNIRHPKNPTEVKSFLGLADLQSEWNRYFSQLALINNIRFPRKKIGPADIKVELHGLSDDSEEAYGACVYLRTVCSDGTIQTRLLNAKSKVASLKTLTIPRLELSGALRLASLISSVQKALTIKIAQIVYWTDSTIVLQWIKSSPHMLKTLVVNRVAEIQTKTNISDWRHVPTADNPADLISRGQTPKEFLRPSIWKNEPEWLQQTEEHWPIWNPLPLVEAPEQKVSTCLVASPIDHTILEKYSPCSILIRVVVRCLRWRHKLNRVASLTVAELTSAENKLVRLLQSIHFSKEIRTLQKDPNTAVGGKLQCLNPFLDNEGILRIGGRVSNSPIPLHQKHPTILPKSSVTELIIDQVHRRNHHSGTQATLYAVRQRYWLVDGRNQVWRTIKRCVRCCRANPPSVEYLMGDLPESHITESPPFTNIEIDYCGPSYIKERRHRNRRKIKVYVAIFICLATKAVHIEVVSDLTIDAFFAAFRRFIFQRGHCATILLDNGTNFVGANKELKEFHLLL from the exons ATGCTTAAAAAAAACATTATAGAACCTACCGATTCTCCATATTACTCTCCTGTATGGGTTGTACCAAAGAAACAGGCCGCCCCAGGAAAGCAGATATGGAGAATTGTAATTGATATTAGAAAACTTAACGAACTCACAgaccaagacgcatatccaCTACCCGACATAGATGACATATTATCACAATTAGGAAGCGGAAAATTCTTTTCCGCCTTAGACCTATCCTCAGGATTCCACCAAATCCCTATGGATCCCGAATCGAAGAAATACACAGCATTGTCCACATCACAAGGACATTACCACTGCAACCGAATGCCACTTCGACTCAAAAACGCACCAGTGACGTTTCAAAGAATGAGAAATACTGTACTCCGTGGACTTACTAACAAACATTGTTTCGCATATTTAGATGACATTATTATTTTCGCTCAATCAATAGAAGAACACAACCAAAATTTATCTATTGTATTGCAAAGACTTAGAGAACTGGGATTCAAGAtacaaccggataaatgtgaatttTTGAAAGAGGAACTAGAGTATCTTGGACATATCCTAAAAGCTAAAGGAGTAAAGGCAAATCCGAAGAAGATTGAAGTGGTTAAAAACATCAGACATCCTAAAAATCCAACAGAAGTAAAATCTTTCCTGGGGCTAGCAG ACCTGCAGTCTGAATGGAACCGGTACTTTAGCCAATTGGCGTTGATCAACAACATTCGGTTTCCGCGCAAGAAAATAGGACCAGCAGACATTAAGGTGGAACTCCACGGCCTTAGTGATGACAGCGAGGAGGCTTACGGAGCCTGCGTCTATCTCCGTACCGTTTGTTCCGACGGCACCATCCAAACTCGTTTGCTCAACGCAAAATCAAAGGTCGCTTCACTCAAAACGCTGACCATTCCACGACTCGAATTGAGCGGAGCACTCCGTCTGGCTTCCTTGATTTCATCAGTCCAGAAAGCCTTAACGATCAAGATCGCTCAGATCGTATATTGGACCGATTCCACCATAGTGCTCCAGTGGATCAAATCCTCGCCGCATATGTTAAAAACACTTGTGGTGAACCGAGTGGCCGAGATACAAACCAAGACCAATATCTCCGACTGGCGCCATGTGCCTACAGCCGATAATCCAGCAGATCTCATCTCACGAGGTCAGACGCCCAAGGAGTTTCTGCGTCCGTCCATTTGGAAAAATGAGCCAGAGTGGCTCCAGCAAACCGAAGAACATTGGCCGATATGGAACCCACTTCCGTTGGTCGAAGCCCCTGAACAAAAGGTGTCAACCTGCCTGGTTGCAAGCCCCATCGACCATACAATATTGGAAAAATATTCGCCATGTTCAATACTAATCAGAGTCGTCGTTCGTTGTCTGCGATGGAGACACAAGCTAAACCGAGTGGCATCCCTAACCGTAGCTGAACTCACTTCGGCAGAAAATAAATTGGTACGACTCTTACAAAGCATTCATTTTTCGAAGGAGATTCGCACACTCCAGAAAGATCCGAACACGGCCGTGGGAGGGAAACTCCAATGTCTAAATCCTTTCCTCGACAATGAAGGGATATTACGGATCGGAGGACGCGTCAGTAACTCCCCGATACCGCTCCATCAAAAACATCCAACCATTTTGCCGAAATCATCGGTGACTGAGCTCATCATTGACCAGGTGCATCGACGTAACCATCATTCAGGGACCCAGGCCACATTATACGCGGTTAGACAACGATACTGGCTTGTCGACGGCCGAAACCAAGTATGGCGCACCATCAAAAGGTGCGTCCGTTGTTGCCGAGCTAATCCACCATCAGTAGAGTACTTGATGGGAGATCTGCCAGAGTCACATATAACCGAGTCGCCACCCTTCACCAATATCGAAATCGATTATTGCGGCCCGTCCTACATCAAGGAGAGACGGCATCGCAATCGCCGAAAGATCAAGGTGTACGTCGCCATATTCATATGTCTGGCTACCAAAGCCGTTCATATCGAAGTAGTGAGCGACTTGACAATCGACGCATTCTTCGCCGCTTTCCGCCGGTTTATCTTTCAGAGAGGACATTGTGCGACAATCCTTTTGGACAACGGCACTAACTTCGTCGGAGCTAACAAGGAGTTGAAAGAATTTCATCTCCTATTATAA